DNA from Aythya fuligula isolate bAytFul2 unplaced genomic scaffold, bAytFul2.pri scaffold_31_arrow_ctg1, whole genome shotgun sequence:
ATCGGAGGGGGGGTGTAGCGGGAGGCCTCCCCCCcgaaaaaaaaagccccccccccccacttaCCGGAGCCTGGCGCCTCCTTCTCagcctccatctcctcctcctcctcctcctcgggcTCGTGGTTCTCCAGCTGCGCCCTCCGCGCCTCCTgccggggcagggggggctcagttccccccggggggggggcccaaAAGGCCGAGGGGAGCCCCAAAAAGCCGAGGGGTGGTCcccaaaaagctgttttgcaccgggggggggctcacctgtgcctccagctccttctcGTTCATGTCACGGTGTTTCACCACCAGCACCGCGTTGGTGCCCGACTGCACCCCCGCCCGCGCCCGCCTCTTGCTCAGCCGCACCCTGAGAGGAGCCCGGGGGTGTCAGGACCCCtctcttgttgttttttttttttgggggggggggtcccggcccctTCTggccccccccggacccccacCTGGTCTCCAGCTCGTTGTAGTAGACGCCGTCGCCCTCGCGGAAGATGAAGAAGTAATTCTCCTCGTAGCCCttgctggctttgtttttcacgTTCCAGTTGTACTCCCGAGCGATCTTGTAGTCgtacctgggggggggggggggcaataaaaataaagcgGGGGGGTGTCAAACCCATCTCCCCACCACCAAACCGCCCCCAAATTTGGTTTCTGCCTCCCCAGAAATCCACAGCTCGCCCTTGGCTTCTCTGTCACAGCCTTGGGGGGGCTCTAtagggccccccccccccccccccccccgtgttgtaagacccccccagccctgtgccgCCCCGCCCCGTACACATCCTCGGGGGCGTagtccatctcctcctcctggtCCCGCTTGCGCTTGCGCAGCGTCTCCTCCACCGGCAGGAAATAGGCCACGAACTGGTTCCCCTCCTCGTCCATCATCCCCCTGCGGGCAGCAAGGGGTTaacagggctggggggggttggggggggccTCTGTGCGTGCCCCCCCCCTttgctgtgccccccccccaaacctgATCATGGCCTGGGACATCATCTCCAGCGCTGCGGGGCCGCTCGTGTCCTTGGGCGCCGGGTCCGAGTCGAAGATGACTTGGGCGCAGGGGTTGATCcacatctattttatttttttttttaggggggggggcggtgtgATAAAGCTGCCCCCATCCCTcaattttctccccctcccctccataAATCCCTACCTTGAAGTCGGGGAACACGGGCATCACCTCCACCGGGGTGACGCGGGGCTTGCTGTAGTGCTGCGTGATCTGAGGAGTGggaggggggggctcagccctgaAAAATTCCACaccggggggggtccccaacgtgccaccccccccccccatgccccccagcccccaatTCCCCACCGCTTTCTGGGCATCCTCGAAGGTTTTCTCGATGGCGGCGATTTGGCTGTCGCGGTCCTTGTAGATCTCCTCCTCCGTGAACTGCTGCTTCACCGAGACGccgatccttttttttttggggggtggggcACAGCAGCGTGGGGGGGTCACAgggaggggcagggggtgcGTCCCCCCCTCCTTCTGATCCCCCCCAGACTCACTTGACCTCGGGCTTCTCGTTGGAGACGCCGTAGCGGTTGAACTCGGTGGAGATGTACTCGGTCTTGCGCATCCATGGCACCACCTTGGCATGCTGCTGTGACCTGGGGGGGTGGGACAGGGGGTGACGTagccccccccgcagcccaAAATAtttgggtgccccccccccatggTCCCCATTACCTCTTGGAGCTGGTGGGCGCTTGgatctcctcctccagcagcttctcATCCGCTGGGTCCAGGAGCACTGAACGGAGACAAatcgt
Protein-coding regions in this window:
- the PAF1 gene encoding RNA polymerase II-associated factor 1 homolog yields the protein MAPTIQTQAQREEPGHRPSSHRTLPERSGVVCRVKYCNSLPDIPFDPKFITYPFDQNRFVQYKATSLEKQHKHDLLTEPDLGVTIDLINPDTYRIDPSVLLDPADEKLLEEEIQAPTSSKRSQQHAKVVPWMRKTEYISTEFNRYGVSNEKPEVKIGVSVKQQFTEEEIYKDRDSQIAAIEKTFEDAQKAITQHYSKPRVTPVEVMPVFPDFKMWINPCAQVIFDSDPAPKDTSGPAALEMMSQAMIRGMMDEEGNQFVAYFLPVEETLRKRKRDQEEEMDYAPEDVYDYKIAREYNWNVKNKASKGYEENYFFIFREGDGVYYNELETRVRLSKRRARAGVQSGTNAVLVVKHRDMNEKELEAQEARRAQLENHEPEEEEEEEMEAEKEAPGSDEEREKGSESEGAGSGEEEEEEAEGSGGGGGGGGGSSSEQGGSARSEDEAEEEEEEEEEEEEEGSGGGGGAARRGGSAAARAARDQEEIFGSDDDEEEEEEEEEEEEEEEEEESEGGGSEGGAPPRSPRLSPSEASEEEEEESASEASDSSSD